The Cellulomonas sp. S1-8 genomic sequence CGAGGTCCGGGGCCGACTCGAAGAACTCGTGCTCGACGGCGAGGTCGGCCAGGCCCTGCAGCACCTCGCGGTCGATCTGCGTGGTGAAGCGGGGCAGTGGCAGGCCCATCGCGGCCTCCTCGGGCAGCGACATCTCGTCCACGAGCGACTGGCGCATGGTCTCGTCGTTGTCCTCGGCCCACGCGAACGCGGCCGTGAAGGCGTCGCGCACGGCCTGGACCAGCTCGGGGTCGTCGGTCAGGGTGGCGCCGGTGGTCTGCAGGACGAGCGTCGGCAGGCCGGGCAGGACGGCCTGGTAGGGGTCGACGACCCGCGCGCCGCCGGCGCCGACGATCATCGACACGAACGGCTCGGGCACCCACGCGGCGTCGATGTTGCCCGCCTCGAGCTGGGCGGCGGCGTCCGGGAAGGCGACCTCGACGAACTCGATCGTGCTGGGGTCCCCGCCGTCCGCCTCGACCGCGGCCATGATCGTCAGGTCGCCGGCGGCTCCGAGGGAGTTCACGGCGACCTTCTTGCCGGCGAGGTCGGCGGCCGTCGTGATGTCGCTGCCGGCGCCCACGACGACCGAGTTGATGTCGTCGCCCTCGGTGAGGCTTTGCGCGTAGTTGGCGACGATCTTCACGTCCAGGCCCTGGATGCTCGCGCGCATCGCGCCGAACGGCTGGCCGAGGGAGAAGTCGATGTCGCCGTTGATCAGGGCCGGCATGGCCTGCGCGCCGCCCTGGATCGGCTGGACCGTGACGTCGAGCCCGTGCTCGGCGAAGATGCCCTCCTCGACGGCGGCCCACAGGGGTGCCGTCTCGCTGATGCTCAGCGCCCCGATGGTGACGGCGACGGGGGAGTCGGCCTCCGGTGCTGCCGACGACTCGGCCTCGTCCGCGGGTGCGGGCTCCGCGGTGGAGCACGCGGCCAGCCCGAGCGACAGCGCCGCGACGAGCGCCGCCACGAGAGCGGGACGTCGGTTCATGGGGTCCTCAATTCTCCGTTGAATCTCGGGTGACGGGCCCGCCGGACCACGCGCCGTCGGGATCGACCACGCCCGGACCATGCATGACACTCGTCCAGCAATCGTGCAGTTGAATGTCACGTGTGTCAATGCTCCACGGCGCCGTCGGTGCCCGGGATGTCCCCCGACGGCGTGCGAGAATCGCGCGCATGTCGACGCCGTCCGAGGACGCGCTCGAGCGGGGCCGCGCCACGGTCCGGCGACGGCCGGAGCAGCTGCTGCTCGCGTTCACGGGCGAGCTCATGGTGGCCGGCGGGGCGGGCCCCCTGCCGGCGTCCGTGCTGATCGCCGTGCTCGGTGACCTCGGCGTCGGCGAGGCGGCGACGCGCGCGGCGCTGACCCGGATGACGGCCCGCCGGCTGCTCGCCCCCGTGCGCGCCGGGCGCACCGTCTCCTACGTGCTCACGCCGGAGAGCGTCCGGGTGCTGGGGGAGGCGCGGGACCGCGTCTTCGACGACGACCCCTTCGCACCGCGCGGCACGGGCTGGACGCTCGTCAGCTTCTCCGTGCCGGAGAGCCGGCGCGACGTGCGGCACCGCGTGCGCGCGCAGCTGACCTGGGCCGGGTTCGGTCTGCTGCGCGACGGGCTGTGGATCGCGCCGGGTGAGGTCGACGTCGCGCGGGCCCTGGGCGGCGTGCACGACGACGGACGCGACGACGACGAGCTGGAGCTGCTCGCGTTCCGTGCCCACGAGGTCCCCGGGTTCTCGGCTGCGCGAAGCGTCCGGACGGCCTGGCGGCTCGAGGCCATGAGGGCGCGGCACGAGCAGTTCCAGGACCGCTGGCAGGGCGCGGAGCCCGACGCGGCAGGGGCGCTGCGCGACGTCACGGCGCTCGTCGCCGACTGGCTCGACCTGCTGCGGGCGGTGCCGCGACTCCCGCCCGAGCACCTCGCGCCCGACTGGCCGGCCGCGCGGTCGGTCGAGGCGTTCCGCCGCCTGCACGCGGCCCTCGCGGGGCCGGCCCGCGCCGAGCTGGCCCGACGGCTCGAGGGCTGAGCCCGGCCCTGCGCCCGGCGCTCGGACGCCGTCGTTCGACATCCTTCTGACGATCGTCACCAGAATGGTTGACGTCCGCGGGTCGCGACGGGCACGATCGCCACGTCATCGCACCGCCGCGTCGCGAGCGCGGCCCGCCCACGAGGATGTGAGCAGTGGCAGAGGTCCCGTCGCCGTCGTCCGGTGACCTCGATCGCGCCAACTACGCGACGATCTGGGACGCCGTGGCACGCGCCGTACCGGACCGTGTCGCCGTGCGGGCCGACGGCGCGGCGGTCACCTACGCCGCGTTCGAGGAGATGGCCGCGCGCCTGGCCGCGACGTTCGTCGCGCACGGCCTGGGGGTGGACTCGACCGTCGCGATCTTCATGTACAACCGCGTCGAGTACCTCATCACGCTGTACGCCGCGTACAAGATCGGCGCGATCCCGGTCAACATCAACTACCGCTACCACGGCGCCGAGCTCGCCCAGCTGCTCGAGGCCTCGAGCCCTGCCGCGCTCGTCCACCCGAGCAGCCTCGCGGCGGCGGTGCGGGACGCCGCCGGCCACGTCGCGCTCCCCGCGCTCGTCCTCGTCGTGCCGGACGGCGCGCCCGACGGCCCGCCCCCCGACGGGCCCGTCCCCCCGCCCGACGACGTCCCCCCGCCCCCCGGGATGCCCTTCTCCGCGGCCCTCGACGCCGCGCCGCTCCCCCCGCAGCCGCGCGGACCGGAGCACAGGATCTTCATGTTCACGGGCGGCACCACCGGCCGGCCCAAGGCCGTCGTGTGGACCCACGGCAACCTCTTCGACAGCCAGCTGTACTCGATCTACGGCACCCTGCCCGTCGACCCCCCGGCCTCCCTGGACGACGTCACGGCGATCGCCGCGCGCGAGGACCTGCCCCGGACGGTGTGCCTGCCGCTGCCGCCGATGATGCACGCGACCGCGCTGTTCAACGTCATGAACGCGGTGGTCCTCGGGGGCACCGTGGTGTTCCTGCCGACGGCGCGGTTCGACCCGCGTGCGGCGCTGCGGGCCGTCGAGGAGCACGGAGTCACGCGTCTCGTCGTGGCGGGCAACGCCGTCGTCGGGCCGCTCGTCGACGTCCTGGACGCGGGGGACGGCGCGGACGTCTCCGGGCTCACGACCGTCCTCAGCTCCGGCATGGTGTGGTCCGACGACCTCAAGCGGCGCCTGCTCGCCCACGCCCCCGGGGCGACGCTGATCGACATCGTCGGGTCGAGCGAGGGCGGGCCGTTCGCCTACGGCGTGGTGCGGGGGCCCGACGACCTGCCGAGCCGCCCCCGCCTCGCGCCCGGCGCCGTCGTCCTGTCGCCCGAGCTCGAGCAGGTGCAGGACGTGGTCGGGGCGACGGGGGTGCTCGCCTACCGCGGCCCGATGCCGCTGGGGTACCACGGGGACCCGCGGCGTACCGCGGAGACGTACCCCGAGATCGACGGGGTGCGCCACGTGATGCCGGGCGACTACGTCCGGGTGCTGGGTGACGGCTACGTCGAGCTGCTCGGCCGCGGCTCGGGCGTCGTCAACACGGGCGGGGAGAAGGTGTTCCCCGGCGAGGTCGAGCAGGTGCTGCTCGCGCTGCCGGGCGTCGTGGACGCGGTCGTCCTCGGTCTGCCGGACCCGCGCTGGGGCGAGGTGGTCACGGCGGTGGTCGTCGTCACCCCCGGCACCGTCCTGACGGCCGGGCAGGTGCAGGACGAGGTGGGCCGGCGGCTGGCCGGCTACAAGAAGCCGCGGCGGCTGTACGTGGTCGACGAGC encodes the following:
- a CDS encoding ABC transporter substrate-binding protein, with the translated sequence MNRRPALVAALVAALSLGLAACSTAEPAPADEAESSAAPEADSPVAVTIGALSISETAPLWAAVEEGIFAEHGLDVTVQPIQGGAQAMPALINGDIDFSLGQPFGAMRASIQGLDVKIVANYAQSLTEGDDINSVVVGAGSDITTAADLAGKKVAVNSLGAAGDLTIMAAVEADGGDPSTIEFVEVAFPDAAAQLEAGNIDAAWVPEPFVSMIVGAGGARVVDPYQAVLPGLPTLVLQTTGATLTDDPELVQAVRDAFTAAFAWAEDNDETMRQSLVDEMSLPEEAAMGLPLPRFTTQIDREVLQGLADLAVEHEFFESAPDLDALVVE
- a CDS encoding PaaX family transcriptional regulator C-terminal domain-containing protein, with product MSTPSEDALERGRATVRRRPEQLLLAFTGELMVAGGAGPLPASVLIAVLGDLGVGEAATRAALTRMTARRLLAPVRAGRTVSYVLTPESVRVLGEARDRVFDDDPFAPRGTGWTLVSFSVPESRRDVRHRVRAQLTWAGFGLLRDGLWIAPGEVDVARALGGVHDDGRDDDELELLAFRAHEVPGFSAARSVRTAWRLEAMRARHEQFQDRWQGAEPDAAGALRDVTALVADWLDLLRAVPRLPPEHLAPDWPAARSVEAFRRLHAALAGPARAELARRLEG
- a CDS encoding AMP-binding protein yields the protein MAEVPSPSSGDLDRANYATIWDAVARAVPDRVAVRADGAAVTYAAFEEMAARLAATFVAHGLGVDSTVAIFMYNRVEYLITLYAAYKIGAIPVNINYRYHGAELAQLLEASSPAALVHPSSLAAAVRDAAGHVALPALVLVVPDGAPDGPPPDGPVPPPDDVPPPPGMPFSAALDAAPLPPQPRGPEHRIFMFTGGTTGRPKAVVWTHGNLFDSQLYSIYGTLPVDPPASLDDVTAIAAREDLPRTVCLPLPPMMHATALFNVMNAVVLGGTVVFLPTARFDPRAALRAVEEHGVTRLVVAGNAVVGPLVDVLDAGDGADVSGLTTVLSSGMVWSDDLKRRLLAHAPGATLIDIVGSSEGGPFAYGVVRGPDDLPSRPRLAPGAVVLSPELEQVQDVVGATGVLAYRGPMPLGYHGDPRRTAETYPEIDGVRHVMPGDYVRVLGDGYVELLGRGSGVVNTGGEKVFPGEVEQVLLALPGVVDAVVLGLPDPRWGEVVTAVVVVTPGTVLTAGQVQDEVGRRLAGYKKPRRLYVVDELARSPSGKVDMHRLRRRIADLSEVPPPADPGPDPAPDSAPGPPERTR